One window from the genome of Eleginops maclovinus isolate JMC-PN-2008 ecotype Puerto Natales chromosome 15, JC_Emac_rtc_rv5, whole genome shotgun sequence encodes:
- the sec63 gene encoding translocation protein SEC63 homolog, with product MAGQQFQYDDSGNTFFYFLTSFVGLIVIPATYYLWPRDQNAEQLRLKSLRRVHGRCLWYRLRLMKSQQSIVPTLKKAALLFGWAVFLLLAYKVSKLDREYQEYNPYEVLNLDPGASLSEIKKQYRVLSLKFHPDKGGDESTFMRIAKAYAALTNEQSRQNWETYGNPDGPGATSFGIALPAWIVDQKNSMLVLLVYGLAFMVILPVVVGTWWYRSIRYSGDQILINTTQLFMHFMYKTPNMNMKRLAMVLTAAFEFDPRSNKEATIRPTDNIEVPQLIRELGNINVKKKEPPFCYPYSLKARVLVLAHLARMDVSEELEEDQRFVVRKSPALLQEMINVGCQLTMMANSRGGFHAPRLVTIENCMKLTQMIVQGLQESKSPLLQLPHFEEEHLRYCISKKYKVRSLQDLVSLKDSDRRNMLRFLGEEKYDEVLAVLASFPHITMDTKLQVLDDEDSNNITAGSIVTVTVTLTRKRMSEVFEKEQDSSSPCLTEEAATTEEAGDVSKTKTKVWQNKSKGAKKTAKSKKKKLTKKKATPAPVKPKQANGSVAGTEVVAAAAAAAAAAAAATTTTTVKEEEDEASDKGSESDEGEANKDSPSERDEDSDKQSDTEVDEMAGDDEEEWEALQQSIQRRERALLETKSKVTHPVYSLYFPEEKHEWWWLYIADRRDQTLVSMPYHVCTLKDTEEVELKFPAPSKTGNYQYSVILRSDSYLGLDQIKPLKLEVHEAKAMLDNHPQWDIPDTEEEDEEQEDSDGIEESEDDDEDND from the exons ATGGCCGGGCAACAGTTCCAGTACGATGACAGCGGCAACACGTTTTTCTATTTCCTCACGTCCTTCGTCGGACTTATTGTGATCCCAGCCACATATTACCTCTGGCCCCGGGATCAGAATGCTG AACAACTGCGCCTGAAGAGCCTGAGGAGGGTCCATGGCAGGTGTCTGTGGTACCGGCTCCGGCTGATGAAATCACAGCAGAGTATCGTCCCGACACTAAA GAAAGCAGCCTTGTTATTTGGATGGGCTGTGTTCCTGCTGCTAGCATACAAAGTGTCCAAGCTGGACAGAGAGTACCAGGAGTATAACCCATATGAAGTCCTCAACTTGGACCCG GGTGCATCACTATCAGAAATCAAGAAGCAATACCGTGTACTATCACTCAAGTTTCATCCTGACAAAGGCGGTGATGAGTCCACATTCATGAGGATCGCGAAAGCCTATGCTGC TCTGACAAACGAACAGTCACGACAGAACTGGGAAACGTACGGTAACCCGGATGGGCCGGGAG CCACCAGTTTTGGCATTGCCCTGCCCGCCTGGATTGTTGACCAGAAGAACTCAATGCTG GTGCTGCTCGTATATGGACTAGCCTTTATGGTCATCCTTCCTGTCGTTGTG GGCACATGGTGGTACCGCTCCATCCGATACAGCGGAGACCAGATCCTCATCAACACCACCCAGCTCTTCATGCATTTTATGTACAAGACACCCAACATGAACATGAAGC GGTTAGCCATGGTGTTGACCGCAGCGTTTGAGTTTGACCCCCGCAGTAACAAAGAAGCCACCATTCGACCAACAGACAACATTGAAGTGCCACAG TTGATCCGTGAGTTGGGCAACATCAATGTGAAGAAGAAGGAGCCTCCATTCTGCTATCCTTACAGTCTGAAGGCCAGAGTCTTAGTGCTGGCTCACCTGGCACGCATGGACGTCTCGGAGGAACTGGAGGAAG ATCAGAGGTTTGTGGTGAGAAAGAGTCCCGCTCTTCTCCAGGAGATGATCAACGTGGGCTGTCAGCTTACCATGATGGCCAACAGCAGAGGAG GTTTCCATGCTCCTCGACTGGTAACCATAGAGAACTGTATGAAGCTGACCCAAATGATAGTGCAGGGTCTGCAGGAGTCAAAGTCACCGCTGCTGCAGCTGCCCCACTTTGAGGAGGAGCACCTCCGCTACTGCATCTCTAAGAAG TATAAAGTCCGGAGCCTCCAGGACCTGGTGAGCCTGAAGGACTCCGACAGACGCAACATGCTACGTTTCCTCGGGGAGGAGAAGTACGATGAGGTGTTGGCTGTGCTCGCCAGCTTCCCTCACATCACCATGGACACCAAACTGCAGG TCCTTGATGATGAAGACAGCAATAACATCACAGCAGGCTCCATTGTCACAGTAACTGTCACCTTAACCAGAAAGCGGATGTCG GAGGTGTTTGAAAAGGAGCAGGACTCATCGTCACCCTGTCTAACAGAGGAGGCTGCCACCACAGAGGAAGCG GGAGACGTgagtaaaaccaaaacaaaagtgtgGCAGAACAAGAGTAAAGGGGCTAAGAAGACAGCCAAGTCCAAGAAGAAAAAATTAACCAAGAAGAAGGCCACTCCTGCGCCTGTTAAACCCAAGCAGGCCAACGGCAGCGTGGCAGGAACT GAGGtggtagcagcagcagcagcagcagcagcagcagcagcagcagcaacaactaCTACTAcagtgaaggaggaagaggacgaggcCTCAGACAAGGGCAGCGAGTCAGACGAGGGCGAAGCCAACAAGGACTCTCCCAGCGAGAGGGACGAAGACAGCGACAAGCAGAGCGACACAGAGGTGGACGAGATGGCTGGCGACGATGAAGAG GAGTGGGAGGCGTTGCAGCAGAGCATCCAGCGGCGGGAGCGGGCCCTGCTGGAGACAAAGTCAAAGGTGACGCACCCCGTCTACAGCCTCTACTTCCCCGAGGAGAAGCACGAGTGGTGGTGGCTGTACATCGCAGACCGCCGGGATCAGACCCTGGTCTCCATGCCATACCACGTCTGCACGCtaaaagacacagaagag GTGGAGCTGAAGTTTCCCGCACCCTCCAAAACGGGCAACTACCAATATTCTGTGATACTTCGCTCTGATTCCTACCTGGGACTGGACCAGATCAAACCACTCAAG CTGGAGGTCCACGAGGCCAAGGCCATGCTGGACAACCACCCGCAGTGGGACATCCCCGAcacggaggaggaggacgaggagcaGGAGGACAGTGACGGCATCGAGGAGAGTGAAGATGACGACGAGGACAACGACTGA